The following proteins come from a genomic window of Coregonus clupeaformis isolate EN_2021a chromosome 2, ASM2061545v1, whole genome shotgun sequence:
- the LOC123492715 gene encoding DDT domain-containing protein DDB_G0282237-like: EEKRNGIEEKRNGIEEKTKGEEERERGEDSNKMRKMKREEEEEEKKEKRKE, encoded by the exons gaggagaagaggaatggaatagaggagaagaggaatggaatagaggagaag actaaaggagaagaggaacgggAAAGAGGAGAAGATAGCAATAAAATGAGAAAGATGAAAC gagaagaggaagaagaggagaaga aggagaagaggaaagag